The stretch of DNA GTTTTATTGGAAATATTATGACCATCAAATTCATGGAACAGTTCCCTTGATTTCTATTTATGATGGATTAAGGACGATGTTTAGTTGGTATCAGCTAGAACATGCGCCTAAATTTAATGATTTTGAGACTCCAATCGCTGAAATTGTACAACTAATCCGAGAACGAGAGAAAAAATTATTGAAGCACTTTGGATATAAAACGCCTCCTTTTGAGGAGGGATTGTTGGATATGTTGGGAGATATGAGCTTAGATATGGGAAAGGAAGCCAAAGCCAAAGCAATTTTTGAATTGAATGTAGAGTATTACCCCAATAGTCCTCAGGTTTATCATAAAATGGCAACGTATTTTATAACCCAAGACAACAACTTAGAGGCCATTAAATATCTGCAAAAGGCTCATCAACTGAGTCAAGAAGATCAATACTTGGAGCAAATAAAACAACTTCAATCAAAATAAAACAAAGGGCTAGGAATTATTTTTAATCTTTTGTGTTTTTATAAATAATACGCCGTTAATTAGCTAGTGCGCTAGCGCTTATGAGCTCCCTGAGGTCGGTTCGTTACATTCGTGAGATAGTTTTTTGCTTTTTTACAACTGTTCTCATGAGCAAAGCGAACTAAAAAAAATAAAAAAACATTGTTTTGTTTTGAGTGGTGAAATTGCATCATTTTGATAATCAAATGCGTAGTACTCCTATAATAATCGAATATGATTAGCTTCGCTGCTACTGCGTGGTTACTACGTGAGCCTTGTTACTCACTCTGTTCGTGAGGTCGCAAGCTCTGTTCGGGTTTTCAACGGAGTAATGTATAAAGAAACAAAGGTTAGAAAATCCTAAAGAGAAAATTAGATTTTAATCGTTTCATTTTTAGGCATTAATCTCGTGAAATTTCATGGGGTCTAATGCCTAATTTTTGTGGTGACTAACCCTATTTATAAAAAAAATGGATAGAAATGAAAATAACATATCTAAGGGGAGATGCAACTGTTCCGCAAGCAGAGGGAATTAAGATCATAGCACATATTTGTAATGATATTGGTGGATGGGGAAAAGGTTTTGTACTCGCTATCTCTAAAAAATGGAAAGCCCCTGAACAAGCTTATCGAAAATGGCATCAGGAGCGCAAGGATAATGATTTTGATTTGGGAGCCATCCAATTGGTGCAGGTAGAAGAGGCACTTTATATTGCAAATATGATTGGGCAAGAGGGCATCAAAAAAAGCATTAAAGGAGTGCCTATTCGTTATGAAGCGGTCGATCAATGCCTCGAAAAATTAGCAATGGAAGCCCAAAAATTAAATGCATCTGTCCATATGCCTAGAATAGGTTGTGGGCTTGCGGGGGGTAAATGGGAGTCTATTGAACCCATAATCAAAAATAGATTATTAGCCCAAGGAATAACTGTTGTGGTTTACGATTTTGGGTAAAAGTATAGAACGATAATAGTTATTCTTTTAAAAGGTTAGAAAACGCTATATCTTTACTGTAAATCATTAGTTTTGCTTAGTTGCTTATCATCCATTTTATTTAAGACATTGCTCCGTTAAAAAATCAACGGAGTATTATTAAGAATAATGAAGTACCTAATTTTAGTCAGTTTGCTTTTGGGATCTTTTCATTTCGCAAAGGCTCAAATCAATAAACATTTAGTGGATAGTTTGGGGTTTATTACGCTTCAAAAGACAAAAACCACAGGAGCTTATTTAGCCATTCAGAAGGATGGTGCAAGAATATACGCTGCGGCTTTTGGGCATAATGCCCTTAAAAAACAATCGTTGTTGAACGACTCAACCTGCTTTCCCATCAGTTCTAATACCAAAGCATTTAATAGTATATTACTGTCTCAATTGGTAGCAGTAAAGGAGTTGGATTTTAATACTCCACTAAAAACTTATCTTCCAGACTTGGCTTTTAAGAATGATTTTATTCGTTCAGAGGTAACCCTTATGGATTTACTTACGCATCGGTTTGGATTTCCAAGGTATGATTTTACGTATTATCTATTGAGTGAGGAAGAAAAAGAAAATGCGAATGAAGCTGTATTTAAAAAATTAAAATATTTGGAACCAACGACTAGTTTTAGAACGCAGTTTCAGTATGGCAACAATCAATATATTATAGCAGCTTACTTATTAGAACAAATCAAGCAAGAGAAATGGGAACACTTACTTCAACGCAAGCTGTTGAATCCGCTAAAAATGAATCAAACGCATTGTGATTTAAACCAATTTATCCATCATAAAAATAAATCATTGGGCTATCAAAATGGCAAAGAAATCGCCATGGATTATGGAGCAGCTTTGTATGAGGTATCGGGAATGGGCAATATGTTTTCAACCATAAACGATTTAGAAAAATGGTGCAATTTTTTGATAGAAGGGAACGATTCCATTTTGCCTAAAGAGTGGATAGATTATAACCTAATGGGGCATTTTTCGGTTGGCTATGAAGAGCCTTATGCTGGTTTTTCGAGTTTGCAATATGGCTTGGGGTGGTTTGTTTTTGATTATTATGGGCATAAGGTCGCTTTGCATCATGGCGATAACTTGGGACATCAAAGCATAATTGTTTTATTGCCCGATGATAATATCTCATGGGTGATGATTGCCAATGAGGGAATGAGCGCTAATAGTTTTCCTTTTCGAATGACCTTCGCTTTATTGGATCAATTGGTCGGCAAAAAAACAAACGATTGGAATCAGTTATTAGAAAGGGAATCCTCCGTCTATTATCGGCATCCAGAAACAGATCGAGTCAAAAATACAAGCCCTCAACTTAAACTCAATGCATATCAAGGCGAGTATGTGCACGAAGGTTTTGGAACAATCAAAATTTACTTAAAAGGCAATAAATTACAGGTTGAAGCAGGTAGTTATACTGAGGAATTGGAGCATTGGGAGCATGAATCCTTTAGGGCTTATTCAAAAGAGTTTAAAGAAGATGCTATTTTAAAATTTGTTGTTAATAAGGAAGGTGAAATTGTTTGCCTGAAAACAGATCTAATTGAACCTCAGGTAGACTTAATAGAATTTGTAAAGAGGTAGCATTCTTTGACAATCTGTAGGCTCACGGAGTACCCCTGTGGTAAATGCTAAAGAAAGGTAAGCTTTTAACTATTGTTTAGAAAAAAGTTATAGGTCGTAAGTCGTATACTTAGTTCCTGTAAATACAGGACATACGACTTACGACTTATAACAAAAGTAGCAGTAAGCAAGCAAGATAGTTTTCTGTTCTACACGAGTTGCCAAAGAACC from Aureispira anguillae encodes:
- a CDS encoding macro domain-containing protein, which produces MKITYLRGDATVPQAEGIKIIAHICNDIGGWGKGFVLAISKKWKAPEQAYRKWHQERKDNDFDLGAIQLVQVEEALYIANMIGQEGIKKSIKGVPIRYEAVDQCLEKLAMEAQKLNASVHMPRIGCGLAGGKWESIEPIIKNRLLAQGITVVVYDFG
- a CDS encoding serine hydrolase, which produces MKYLILVSLLLGSFHFAKAQINKHLVDSLGFITLQKTKTTGAYLAIQKDGARIYAAAFGHNALKKQSLLNDSTCFPISSNTKAFNSILLSQLVAVKELDFNTPLKTYLPDLAFKNDFIRSEVTLMDLLTHRFGFPRYDFTYYLLSEEEKENANEAVFKKLKYLEPTTSFRTQFQYGNNQYIIAAYLLEQIKQEKWEHLLQRKLLNPLKMNQTHCDLNQFIHHKNKSLGYQNGKEIAMDYGAALYEVSGMGNMFSTINDLEKWCNFLIEGNDSILPKEWIDYNLMGHFSVGYEEPYAGFSSLQYGLGWFVFDYYGHKVALHHGDNLGHQSIIVLLPDDNISWVMIANEGMSANSFPFRMTFALLDQLVGKKTNDWNQLLERESSVYYRHPETDRVKNTSPQLKLNAYQGEYVHEGFGTIKIYLKGNKLQVEAGSYTEELEHWEHESFRAYSKEFKEDAILKFVVNKEGEIVCLKTDLIEPQVDLIEFVKR